The Daucus carota subsp. sativus chromosome 2, DH1 v3.0, whole genome shotgun sequence genome includes a window with the following:
- the LOC108207540 gene encoding S-protein homolog 20: MKSIPTSFPSTKSLFINILTLSLVCSACVCKIHVDISNHLPDGSPPLTVRCQSADDDLGYHELYPNQPSYTWAFRPDWWLGTTLFFCHFWWDGKDAVFDVYNEDWGTTYCARFKTVGPSWSPITEELSNTCYWQVMSDGIYLSRTIDPFSSEGSWVQTHKWGDR; encoded by the coding sequence ATGAAAAGCATTCCTACAAGCTTCCCTTCAACAAAATCTTTGTTCATCAATATCCTAACACTCTCTCTTGTTTGTTCTGCATGTGTTTGCAAAATTCACGTTGACATCTCCAACCATCTGCCTGATGGATCACCTCCTCTAACCGTTCGTTGCCAATCGGCAGACGATGATTTAGGATACCATGAATTGTACCCGAATCAACCGAGCTATACTTGGGCATTCAGGCCTGATTGGTGGTTAGGAACCACTCTGTTCTTTTGTCACTTCTGGTGGGACGGAAAGGATGCAGTGTTTGATGTGTATAATGAGGACTGGGGAACCACCTATTGTGCTCGCTTCAAAACGGTGGGTCCTTCGTGGAGTCCTATCACGGAGGAGCTATCGAATACGTGTTATTGGCAAGTGATGTCTGATGGCATCTACTTGAGCAGAACAATTGATCCATTTAGCAGTGAGGGATCATGGGTGCAAACAC
- the LOC108207541 gene encoding S-protein homolog 29: MKSIPTSSPSTTSLFIKLLTLSLVCSACLCKIHVDISNHLPDGSPPLTVRCQSGDDDLGYHELYPNQPSYTWGFGPSWFATTLFFCHFWWDGKDAVFDVYNEDWGVYYCARFIQSGRYSKKVSDTCYWQVKSDGIYLSKTSDLVSSEGPWLQMHKWGDK; the protein is encoded by the coding sequence ATGAAAAGCATTCCTACAAGCTCCCCTTCAACAACATCTTTGTTCATCAAACTCCTAACACTCTCTCTTGTCTGTTCTGCATGTCTTTGCAAAATTCATGTTGACATCTCCAACCATCTGCCCGATGGATCGCCTCCTCTAACCGTCCGTTGCCAATCGGGAGATGATGATTTAGGATACCATGAATTGTACCCAAATCAACCGAGCTATACTTGGGGATTCGGGCCTTCATGGTTTGCAACCACTCTGTTCTTTTGTCACTTCTGGTGGGACGGAAAGGATGCGGTGTTTGATGTGTATAATGAGGACTGGGGAGTCTACTATTGTGCTCGGTTCATACAGAGTGGGCGTTATTCGAAGAAGGTATCAGATACGTGTTATTGGCAAGTGAAGTCTGATGGCATCTACTTGAGCAAAACAAGTGATCTTGTTAGCAGCGAGGGACCATGGCTACAAATGCATAAATGGGGAGACAAATGA
- the LOC108207542 gene encoding probable serine/threonine-protein kinase PIX13 has protein sequence MAMLAAPENMATGHMYVKSDVYGSGVMLVEMLTGLRALDINRPSAQHNLVDWIKPYLSDKRKLKNIMDARLEGKYPSRGEVLIAQLALTCLATEQKNRPGTKQVVEMLERVEAVNEKPRPPRVHSSHHTISRNGQNSATYRSPHHTRQDRNRGSQLPSG, from the exons ATGGCTATGCTAGCTGCTCCAGAGAATATGGCCACAG GTCATATGTATGTGAAGAGTGATGTCTATGGTTCTGGCGTGATGTTGGTGGAGATGCTAACAGGCTTGCGGGCACTAGACATAAATCGTCCTAGTGCACAACATAATCTAGTTGACTGGATCAAACCATATTTATCAGATAAACGTAAACTGAAGAATATAATGGACGCGAGGTTGGAAGGGAAGTATCCTTCTAGAGGGGAAGTGCTAATTGCTCAGCTAGCTCTGACCTGCCTTGCAACTGAACAAAAAAACAGGCCAGGAACGAAACAAGTAGTGGAGATGCTGGAACGCGTTGAAGCTGTTAACGAAAAACCAAGGCCACCTAGAGTTCATTCTTCACACCATACAATTTCAAGAAATGGACAAAATTCTGCTACTTACAGGTCTCCTCATCACACAAGACAAGACAGAAATCGAGGCTCTCAGCTTCCATCTGGGTAG
- the LOC108206081 gene encoding protein EXORDIUM-like 5, protein MSLTLFLHSFLISLFFFHNANSLAKDSTTLLDVGNHQVFNPQAKLPDIRTNPLSASKKFEGSSDFIDLKYHMGPVLSSPINIYLIWYGKWANPHKLLIKDFLLSISSKGSPSPSVSDWWRTVSLYTDQTGANISRTVLIAGEYTDHLYSHGKDLTRLTVQDVIASAVKSKPFPVDHKTGIYLILTADDVTMQDYCRAVCGFHYFTFPSKVGYTLPYAWIGHSIKQCPEVCAYPFAVPSYMGGGGPGALHPPNGDIGVDGMISVIGHELAELSSNPLVNAWYAGEDPTSPTEIGDLCEGLYGTGGGGGYIGQVMKDRKGRTFNLHGRRGRKFLVQWIWSPILKACAGPNALD, encoded by the coding sequence ATGTCACTTACTCTCTTCTTGCACTCTTTCCTCATTTCCTTGTTTTTCTTTCACAATGCTAATTCACTGGCAAAAGATAGCACTACTCTTCTTGATGTGGGAAATCATCAGGTTTTTAATCCACAGGCAAAGCTCCCGGATATCAGAACCAATCCCCTTTCGGCCTCGAAGAAATTTGAGGGCTCGTCTGATTTTATTGATCTGAAATACCATATGGGTCCTGTGCTCTCCTCTCCTATCAACATTTATCTCATTTGGTATGGGAAGTGGGCTAATCCCCACAAGCTCCTTATTAAGGACTTTCTGCTTTCGATATCCTCCAAGGGCTCCCCCTCGCCCTCTGTCTCGGACTGGTGGCGCACGGTCTCGCTCTACACGGACCAGACCGGCGCCAACATTTCGAGAACTGTACTAATTGCAGGGGAGTACACTGACCATTTGTACTCCCACGGGAAAGACCTGACGCGACTCACTGTCCAGGACGTTATAGCCTCCGCGGTTAAATCCAAGCCTTTTCCGGTAGACCACAAGACTGGGATCTACCTCATTCTTACTGCGGATGATGTCACAATGCAGGACTATTGTCGCGCTGTCTGCGGGTTCCACTACTTCACATTTCCTTCCAAAGTTGGGTACACGCTACCTTACGCGTGGATAGGGCACTCCATCAAGCAGTGCCCTGAGGTCTGCGCGTATCCATTTGCTGTCCCCAGTTACATGGGCGGGGGAGGGCCTGGGGCTCTGCACCCGCCGAATGGGGACATAGGAGTGGATGGAATGATAAGCGTAATAGGCCACGAGCTAGCAGAGCTGTCATCTAATCCTTTAGTAAACGCGTGGTACGCTGGGGAGGATCCGACATCACCAACAGAGATCGGGGATCTCTGCGAGGGATTGTACGGGACAGGAGGAGGGGGAGGCTACATTGGACAAGTAATGAAGGACAGAAAAGGGAGGACATTCAATTTGCACGGCAGAAGAGGTCGAAAATTTCTGGTTCAGTGGATCTGGAGCCCGATTCTGAAGGCTTGTGCTGGTCCTAACGCTCTGGACTGA
- the LOC108208222 gene encoding protein ACCELERATED CELL DEATH 6-like, whose amino-acid sequence MTNLGTLPYTWQFWESTWVGADKLFKHDLKCNSDSKNPIYIAAELGYTDILKQFSNIKYSASETARGPRRQSAVHAAVLSRDADCVRYVLEHTSNLVTSCDEDGKTPLHYAVLHKFDSVLDKIVKATVEASIDRFSTDYEGMVPTPLWLAMEGGFTSTVIQLITLLPGVCLEINHDNKRNILHFAAFRSDKKMVQAILKYCPRDDIDTLVKGKDDNGDTPLHLLIDQGCFIADLLKYERVVRMVKNKQDMTPLDMLYKQDKIIADQLQIKKELDGTQVNQHSWFRRRRIKLDPIAHDSLVPSWKRSEKDDKFKRKNKELMKAELIQYKDRTNAQIIVTALIVTVTFTVGFTMPGGYYQSGDLNQGLVLLSKKRAFSAFMISDALALALSTISLFLYFISTTYEDPQLVSKLNGVSSVLTVVSVVAMMLTFTTGTYAVLSHSPHVAITVCIICSTFFLFIIVFLIIEGIYDRENIEENVPSFHL is encoded by the exons ATGACAAATTTGGGAACACTGCCTTACACTTGGCAGTTCTGGGAAAGCACTTGGGTGGGCGCAGACAAGCTGTTCAAACACGATCTTAAATGTAATAGTGATTCCAAGAATCCGATCTACATTGCAGCTGAGCTGGGATACACGGATATACTCAAACAATTCTCCAACATTAAGTACTCCGCTAGTGAAACTGCACGTGGTCCTCGGAGACAATCGGCCGTGCATGCTGCTGTTTTAAGTCGAGATGCAG ATTGTGTAAGATATGTATTGGAACATACCTCGAACCTTGTAACCTCTTGTGACGAAGACGGAAAGACGCCACTTCACTATGCCGTGCTTCACAAATTTGATTCGGTACTTGATAAGATTGTGAAAGCCACTGTTGAAGCTTCAATAGATAGATTTAGTACTGATTATGAAGGGATGGTACCAACACCACTTTGGTTAGCAATGGAAGGAGGATTTACTTCTACGGTCATACAGCTTATAACATTATTACCAGGTGTATGTCTTGAGATCAATCATGACAACAAAAGAAACATACTGCACTTTGCAGCATTTCGAAGTGATAAGAAAATGGTACAagcaatattaaaatattgtccGCGAGATGATATCGACACACTTGTGAAGGGTAAGGATGATAACGGAGATACACCTCTGCATCTGCTCATCGATCAGGGCTGTTTCATTGCAGACCTTCTAAAATACGAGAGAGTTGTTAGAATGGTCAAAAACAAACAAGATATGACTCCTCTCGACATGTTATATAAGCAAGACAAAATCATAGCTGATCAG TTGCAAATTAAAAAAGAACTTGATGGTACGCAAGTTAATCAACATTCATGGTTTCGGCGTAGACGCATCAAGTTGGACCCAATTGCACATGACAGTTTAGTGCCTTCATGGAAACGATCAGAAAAAGATGACAAATTTAAGAGAAAAAACAAAGAATTGATGAAAGCAGAGCTTATACAATACAAAGACAGGACCAACGCCCAAATCATAGTTACTGCGCTCATAGTTACAGTAACTTTTACCGTAGGCTTCACGATGCCAGGGGGATATTATCAAAGTGGTGACCTGAATCAAGGATTGGTCCTTCTGTCAAAGAAGAGAGCTTTTAGTGCATTCATGATATCAGATGCATTAGCTCTAGCACTATCCACCATTTCTTTATTTCTCTATTTCATTTCAACTACGTATGAAGATCCCCAACTCGTCTCAAAACTCAATGGTGTATCATCAGTACTCACTGTTGTTTCTGTTGTTGCAATGATGTTGACATTTACCACTGGAACATATGCTGTACTATCCCACTCACCACATGTTGCTATTACGGTTTGTATCATTTGTTccactttctttcttttcatcaTTGTTTTCCTGATCATCGAGGGTATATATGACCGCGAAAACATAGAAGAGAACGTACCCTCTTTTCATTTGTAA
- the LOC108206858 gene encoding protein ACCELERATED CELL DEATH 6-like: MGWLYKPGSDPPVVPIQNPISMLVNQLVTGSGWAIDNKTLGLLNGGPIEKLTAGLYKGNRAVVQYVLKDLSAKDFMLAPPDNYRGLTGLMFAVKYGDIEMLRFLVDTGSSFSASSSANDSDGSCNTLEAFLRQGDEKKNTALHEAVSMGNMAAAEVLVKADPNHRHAQNSDGETPIYIAVKLGHIDILRMMCTILKVPAFDGPDGRTALHAAVTRLPKETTESSEAVQVVIDTLIRYIGDENKQEIRTLVDQADDKCGNTALHLAVLGKHLGVVKQLLGADNLFKHDLKCNSDSKNPIYIAAELGYTDIFKEFSQTKYYASENAPGPRKRSVVHAAVISRDADCIRYVLEHTSDLVTSCDEDGMTPLHYVVLHKFDSVLDMIVKATVKANSIYRFRTDYEGMVPTPLWLAMEGGFTSTVIQLIKLLPGVCLEINHDNKRNILHFAAFRSDKKMVQAILKYCPQDDIDTLVKGKDDNGDTPLHLLIDQGCFIADLLKYERVVRMVKNKQDMTPLDMLYNQDKIIADQLQIKKELDGTQVNQHSCFWRRRTKFNPIAQDSLVPSWKRSEKDDKFKRRNKELMKEELIQYKERTNTQIIVTALIVTVTFTVGFTMPGGYYESGDLNQGLVLLSKKRAFSAFMISDALALALSTISLFLYFISTTYEDPQLVSKLNGVSSGLTVVSVVAMMLTFITGTYAVLSHSPLVAITVCIICSTSFLFIIVFLIIKSRYDREKIEENAP; encoded by the exons ATGGGCTGGTTATATAAACCCGGGTCGGATCCCCCTGTTGTGCCGATTCAAAATCCTATAAGCATGCTTGTAAATCAGCTTGTGACAGGTTCAGGGTGGGCCATTGACAATAAGACGCTTGGTCTGCTGAACGGTGGTCCAATAGAAAAGCTCACGGCAGGATTGTACAAGGGAAACAGGGCAGTCGTGCAATATGTTCTAAAGGATTTATCAGCGAAAGATTTCATGTTGGCCCCACCAGATAATTATAGAGGATTGACGGGACTTATGTTTGCAGTAAAATATGGAGATATCGAAATGCTGCGGTTCCTCGTTGATACAGGTTCAAGTTTTTCCGCTTCTTCCTCGGCTAATGATAGTGATGGCTCGTGTAATACTCTGGAAGCTTTTTTGAGGCAAGGTGATGAGAAGAAGAACACCGCCTTGCACGAGGCGGTGAGCATGGGTAATATGGCTGCTGCGGAGGTGTTAGTAAAGGCAGATCCAAATCATAGGCATGCTCAGAACTCTGATGGGGAAACTCCAATCTATATTGCTGTCAAACTGGGGCACATAGATATACTAAGGATGATGTGCACAATTCTGAAAGTTCCGGCATTTGATGGTCCTGATGGTAGAACTGCTTTACATGCCGCTGTTACTAGGCTGCCTAAAG AAACTACGGAAAGCAGTGAGGCGGTTCAGGTAGTCATTGATACCCTAATACGTTACATAGGCGATGAGAATAAGCAGGAGATTAGAACACTGGTCGATCAAGCTGATGACAAATGTGGGAACACTGCCTTACACTTGGCAGTTCTGGGAAAGCACTTGGGTGTTGTTAAGCAATTATTAGGCGCAGACAATCTGTTCAAACACGATCTTAAATGTAATAGTGATTCCAAGAATCCCATCTACATTGCAGCTGAGCTGGGATACACGGATATATTCAAAGAATTCTCCCAAACTAAGTACTACGCTAGTGAAAATGCGCCTGGTCCTCGGAAACGATCGGTCGTGCATGCTGCTGTTATAAGTCGAGATGCAG ATTGTATAAGATATGTATTGGAACATACCTCGGACCTTGTAACCTCTTGCGACGAAGACGGAATGACCCCACTTCACTATGTCGTGCTTCACAAATTTGATTCGGTACTTGATATGATTGTGAAAGCCACTGTTAAAGCCAACTCAATATATAGATTTAGGACTGATTATGAAGGGATGGTACCAACACCACTTTGGTTAGCGATGGAAGGAGGATTTACTTCTACGGTCATACAGCTTATAAAATTATTACCAGGTGTATGTCTTGAGATCAATCATGACAACAAAAGAAACATACTGCACTTTGCAGCATTTCGAAGTGATAAGAAAATGGTACAagcaatattaaaatattgtccGCAAGATGATATCGACACACTTGTGAAGGGTAAGGATGACAACGGAGATACACCTCTGCATCTGCTCATCGATCAGGGCTGTTTCATTGCAGACCTTCTAAAATACGAGAGAGTTGTTAGAATGGTCAAAAACAAACAAGATATGACTCCCCTCGACATGTTATATAACCAAGACAAAATCATAGCTGATCAG TTGCAAATTAAAAAAGAACTTGATGGTACGCAAGTTAATCAACATTCATGCTTCTGGCGTAGACGCACCAAGTTCAACCCGATTGCACAGGACAGTTTAGTGCCTTCATGGAAACGATCAGAAAAAGATGACAAATTTAAGAGAAGAAACAAAGAATTGATGAAAGAAGAGCTTATACAATACAAGGAAAGGACCAATACCCAAATCATAGTTACCGCGCTCATAGTCACAGTAACTTTTACCGTAGGCTTCACGATGCCCGGGGGATATTATGAAAGTGGTGACCTGAATCAAGGATTGGTCCTTCTGTCAAAGAAGAGAGCTTTTAGTGCATTCATGATATCTGATGCATTAGCTCTAGCACTGTCCACCATTTCTTTATTTCTCTATTTCATTTCAACTACGTATGAAGATCCCCAACTCGTCTCAAAACTCAATGGTGTATCATCAGGACTCACTGTTGTTTCTGTTGTCGCGATGATGTTGACATTTATCACAGGAACATATGCTGTACTATCCCACTCACCACTTGTTGCTATTACGGTTTGTATCATCTGTTCCACTTCCTTTCTTTTCATCATTGTTTTCCTGATCATCAAGAGTAGATATGACCGCGAAAAGATAGAAGAGAATGCACCCTGA
- the LOC108208335 gene encoding uncharacterized protein LOC108208335 isoform X2: MDTTNTTVNPVNLAGYTESAAPLLQIYYRCERRMSDNDELPEGSAERKQFAVSVCGNYKNLFIKLGDFGSTAFHLAVRNDSTEMLEALIEAARRLPPPSSTNDDPQTTTLETILRRGDRWGTTALHAAVMVDKFEHARLLAEADPNYRHMQGELSHLCTAASLGYLNIVKMIAETCTAPAVDGALIAVIPHLPEGYSVSSDIVESIIEQAEDIIIQPIQQITAF, from the exons ATGGATACTACTAATACGACTGTGAATCCCGTTAACTTGGCCGGATATACAGAATCCGCAGCTCCATTGTTGCAAATTTACTATAGGTGTGAGCGTCGTATGAGTGACAATGATGAGTTGCCGGAAGGAAGTGCAGAACGCAAGCAATTCGCTGTGAGTGTATGTGGAAACTATAAAAATCTTTTTATCAAGCTGGGTGATTTTGGATCTACTGCATTTCACTTGGCAGTGCGTAATGATAGCACTGAAATGCTTGAGGCCCTCATCGAGGCAGCGAGACGTTTGCCTCCTCCTTCTTCAACTAATGATGATCCCCAAACGACTACTCTTGAAACTATACTGAGGCGAGGTGATCGATGGGGCACCACTGCCTTACACGCAGCAGTGATGGTTGATAAATTTGAGCATGCCAGGCTGTTAGCAGAGGCAGATCCAAATTATAGACATATGCAAGGTGAATTATCTCATCTCTGTACTGCTGCTAGTCTTGGCTACCTGAACATTGTTAAGATGATCGCTGAAACATGCACAGCTCCGGCGGTAGATGGTGCTTTGATCGCTGTTATTCCCCACCTGCCTGAAG GGTATAGCGTAAGTAGTGATATAGTTGAGTCGATCATTGAGCAGGCAGAAGACATTATCATTCAACCGATCCAACAGATCACCGCTTTTTAG
- the LOC108208335 gene encoding protein ACCELERATED CELL DEATH 6-like isoform X1: protein MLYDQDDIVADQLAIKRVLDEAKQNSSFWIWRRSSSNMNTQESSVPPWRRSEKDVKFKIANEKLMKAKVLRYRERTNTQIIVTALITTVTFTVGFTMPGGYYQSGESNQKGELRQGSVLLAKETAFKAFIVSDAIALALSTTSLFLYFISSMYEDPRHVSKLNAISTVLNIFSIVAMMLTFISGIYAVLSHSPALALAICLICSTFFGCIVLLLIKLGYDRKKLKDSLA from the exons ATGTTATATGACCAAGATGATATTGTAGCTGATCAG TTAGCTATTAAAAGAGTCCTTGATGAAGCTAAACAGAATTCAAGCTTTTGGATTTGGAGAAGGTCGAGTTCCAATATGAATACGCAGGAAAGTTCCGTCCCTCCATGGAGAAGATCGGAAAAAGATGTTAAATTTAAGATAGCCAATGAAAAATTGATGAAAGCGAAAGTTCTGCGATACAGGGAAAGGACTAACACTCAGATCATAGTTACCGCTCTTATAACAACGGTCACTTTTACAGTAGGTTTTACTATGCCAGGTGGATATTACCAAAGTGGTGAGTCGAATCAAAAGGGTGAATTGAGACAAGGATCAGTTCTTCTTGCAAAGGAGACGGCTTTCAAGGCTTTTATAGTATCAGATGCAATAGCTTTGGCACTGTCAACCACTTCTCTTTTCCTCTACTTCATTTCAAGTATGTATGAAGATCCCCGCCATGTATCAAAGCTCAATGCTATATCAACAGTACTCAACATTTTTTCTATCGTCGCAATGATGCTGACATTTATCTCTGGAATATATGCTGTGCTATCTCACTCACCGGCCCTTGCTCTTGCCATTTGCCTAATTTGTTCCACTTTCTTTGGCTGCATAGTTCTTCTGTTGATCAAGTTGGGATATGATCGCAAGAAATTGAAAGACAGTCTCGcttga